A section of the Citrus sinensis cultivar Valencia sweet orange chromosome 8, DVS_A1.0, whole genome shotgun sequence genome encodes:
- the LOC102619149 gene encoding proline-rich protein 4-like isoform X40 — MRILPGSRGVLVCFLVPLLFAVSLCHAKDKAVEVVGTGECADCALSNFKTSQAFSGLRVTIDCKSKNGEFKTRGTGELDEEGKFKVSLPEEIVEDGKLKEECYAQLHSSSATPCPAYDGLESSKIVLKTKINGKHTFGLAKKLKFSPVTCASAFFWPHFKYPPLPKWSHPKFKLPHLKSFGHHPFPFPPKSFPPKFKKPLPPIPKFKKPLPPIPKIPPVPFYKPKPPIPKVIPPPIPIYKPKPPIPKVLPPPIPIYKPKPPIPKVLPPPIPIYKPKPPIPKLLPPIPIYKPKPPIPKVLPPPIPIYKPKSPIPKVLPPIPIYKPKPPIPKVLPPPIPIYKPKPPIPKVLPPPIPIYKPKPPIPKVLPPPIPIFKPKPPIPKVLPPLVPIYKPKPPIPKVLPPSIPIYKPKPPIFKPLPPLLKIPPFPKKPCPPFPKLPPLPKIPPKYNDHPKFGKWRPLPPLFPLFPSHP; from the exons ATGCGGATCCTCCCCGGTTCCCGAGGAGTACTGGTGTGCTTCTTGGTGCCATTACTATTTGCTGTGAGTCTTTGTCATGCCAAGGACAAGGCGGTTGAGGTAGTTGGAACGGGAGAATGTGCAGATTGTGCGCTAAGTAACTTCAAGACAAGCCAGGCATTTTCGG GACTTCGAGTGACAATAGACTGTAAGTCGAAAAATGGAGAGTTTAAAACAAGAGGGACCGGTGAGCTCGATGAAGAAGGTAAGTTTAAGGTATCACTTCCTGAAGAAATTGTTGAAGATGGAAAGCTCAAGGAAGAATGTTATGCACAACTTCACAGTTCATCAGCCACTCCATGTCCTGCTTATGATGGCTTAGAGTCTTCAAAGATTGTTTTGAAGACAAAAATCAATGGAAAGCACACATTTGGGTTGGCAAAGAAGCTGAAATTCTCTCCCGTAACTTGTGCTTCGGCATTTTTTTGGCCTCATTTTAAGTACCCACCACTGCCCAAATGGTCACACCCTAAGTTTAAACTTCCTCATTTGAAAAGCTTTGGCCATCATCCTTTCCCATTTCCTCCCAAGAGCTTCCCTCCTAAATTCAAGAAGCCACTCCCTCCAATTCCAAAGTTCAAAAAGCCACTTCCTCCCATTCCAAAAATACCACCAGTTCCCTTTTATAAACCAAAACCACCAATTCCAAAGGTGATTCCACCACCAATCCCTATTTACAAACCAAAACCCCCAATCCCGAAGGTACTTCCACCACCAATTCCCATCTACAAACCAAAACCCCCAATCCCGAAAGTGCTTCCACCACCAATTCCCATCTACAAACCAAAACCCCCAATCCCGAAGTTGCTTCCACCAATTCCCATCTACAAACCAAAACCCCCAATCCCGAAAGTGCTTCCACCACCAATTCCCATCTACAAACCAAAATCCCCAATCCCGAAGGTGCTTCCACCAATTCCCATCTACAAACCAAAACCCCCAATCCCAAAG GTGCTTCCACCACCAATTCCCATCTACAAACCAAAACCCCCAATCCCGAAG GTGCTTCCACCACCAATTCCCATCTACAAACCAAAACCCCCAATCCCAAAAGTGCTTCCCCCACCAATTCCCATCTTTAAACCAAAACCTCCAATCCCAAAAGTACTTCCACCACTAGTTCCGATTTACAAACCAAAACCGCCAATCCCAAAAGTGCTTCCACCATCAATACCTATCTACAAACCAAAGCCACCAATCTTTAAGCCACTGCCGCCACTTCTAAAGATCCCACCATTCCCCAAGAAGCCATGCCCACCTTTCCCAAAGCTTCCTCCACTCCCCAAGATTCCTCCAAAGTACAACGACCACCCCAAGTTTGGAAAATGGCGACCTTTACCTCCACTATTTCCTCTATTTCCTTCTCATCCTTAA
- the LOC102619149 gene encoding proline-rich protein 4-like isoform X26, whose amino-acid sequence MRILPGSRGVLVCFLVPLLFAVSLCHAKDKAVEVVGTGECADCALSNFKTSQAFSGLRVTIDCKSKNGEFKTRGTGELDEEGKFKVSLPEEIVEDGKLKEECYAQLHSSSATPCPAYDGLESSKIVLKTKINGKHTFGLAKKLKFSPVTCASAFFWPHFKYPPLPKWSHPKFKLPHLKSFGHHPFPFPPKSFPPKFKKPLPPIPKFKKPLPPIPKIPPVPFYKPKPPIPKVIPPPIPIYKPKPPIPKVLPPPIPIYKPKPPIPKVLPPPIPIYKPKPPIPKLLPPIPIYKPKPPIPKVLPPPIPIYKPKSPIPKVLPPIPIYKPKPPIPKVLPPPVPIYKPKPPIPKLLPPIPIYKPKPPIPKVLPPIPIYKPKPPIPKVLPPPIPIYKPKPPIPKVLPPPIPIFKPKPPIPKVLPPLVPIYKPKPPIPKVLPPSIPIYKPKPPIFKPLPPLLKIPPFPKKPCPPFPKLPPLPKIPPKYNDHPKFGKWRPLPPLFPLFPSHP is encoded by the exons ATGCGGATCCTCCCCGGTTCCCGAGGAGTACTGGTGTGCTTCTTGGTGCCATTACTATTTGCTGTGAGTCTTTGTCATGCCAAGGACAAGGCGGTTGAGGTAGTTGGAACGGGAGAATGTGCAGATTGTGCGCTAAGTAACTTCAAGACAAGCCAGGCATTTTCGG GACTTCGAGTGACAATAGACTGTAAGTCGAAAAATGGAGAGTTTAAAACAAGAGGGACCGGTGAGCTCGATGAAGAAGGTAAGTTTAAGGTATCACTTCCTGAAGAAATTGTTGAAGATGGAAAGCTCAAGGAAGAATGTTATGCACAACTTCACAGTTCATCAGCCACTCCATGTCCTGCTTATGATGGCTTAGAGTCTTCAAAGATTGTTTTGAAGACAAAAATCAATGGAAAGCACACATTTGGGTTGGCAAAGAAGCTGAAATTCTCTCCCGTAACTTGTGCTTCGGCATTTTTTTGGCCTCATTTTAAGTACCCACCACTGCCCAAATGGTCACACCCTAAGTTTAAACTTCCTCATTTGAAAAGCTTTGGCCATCATCCTTTCCCATTTCCTCCCAAGAGCTTCCCTCCTAAATTCAAGAAGCCACTCCCTCCAATTCCAAAGTTCAAAAAGCCACTTCCTCCCATTCCAAAAATACCACCAGTTCCCTTTTATAAACCAAAACCACCAATTCCAAAGGTGATTCCACCACCAATCCCTATTTACAAACCAAAACCCCCAATCCCGAAGGTACTTCCACCACCAATTCCCATCTACAAACCAAAACCCCCAATCCCGAAAGTGCTTCCACCACCAATTCCCATCTACAAACCAAAACCCCCAATCCCGAAGTTGCTTCCACCAATTCCCATCTACAAACCAAAACCCCCAATCCCGAAAGTGCTTCCACCACCAATTCCCATCTACAAACCAAAATCCCCAATCCCGAAGGTGCTTCCACCAATTCCCATCTACAAACCAAAACCCCCAATCCCAAAGGTGCTTCCACCACCAGTTCCCATCTACAAACCAAAACCTCCAATCCCGAAATTGCTTCCACCAATTCCCATCTACAAACCAAAACCCCCAATCCCGAAAGTGCTTCCACCAATTCCCATTTACAAGCCAAAACCCCCAATCCCGAAG GTGCTTCCACCACCAATTCCCATCTACAAACCAAAACCCCCAATCCCAAAAGTGCTTCCCCCACCAATTCCCATCTTTAAACCAAAACCTCCAATCCCAAAAGTACTTCCACCACTAGTTCCGATTTACAAACCAAAACCGCCAATCCCAAAAGTGCTTCCACCATCAATACCTATCTACAAACCAAAGCCACCAATCTTTAAGCCACTGCCGCCACTTCTAAAGATCCCACCATTCCCCAAGAAGCCATGCCCACCTTTCCCAAAGCTTCCTCCACTCCCCAAGATTCCTCCAAAGTACAACGACCACCCCAAGTTTGGAAAATGGCGACCTTTACCTCCACTATTTCCTCTATTTCCTTCTCATCCTTAA
- the LOC102619149 gene encoding proline-rich protein 4-like isoform X32: protein MRILPGSRGVLVCFLVPLLFAVSLCHAKDKAVEVVGTGECADCALSNFKTSQAFSGLRVTIDCKSKNGEFKTRGTGELDEEGKFKVSLPEEIVEDGKLKEECYAQLHSSSATPCPAYDGLESSKIVLKTKINGKHTFGLAKKLKFSPVTCASAFFWPHFKYPPLPKWSHPKFKLPHLKSFGHHPFPFPPKSFPPKFKKPLPPIPKFKKPLPPIPKIPPVPFYKPKPPIPKVIPPPIPIYKPKPPIPKVLPPPIPIYKPKPPIPKVLPPPIPIYKPKPPIPKLLPPIPIYKPKPPIPKVLPPPIPIYKPKSPIPKVLPPIPIYKPKPPIPKVLPPPVPIYKPKPPIPKLLPPIPIYKPKPPIPKVLPPPIPIYKPKPPIPKVLPPPIPIFKPKPPIPKVLPPLVPIYKPKPPIPKVLPPSIPIYKPKPPIFKPLPPLLKIPPFPKKPCPPFPKLPPLPKIPPKYNDHPKFGKWRPLPPLFPLFPSHP from the exons ATGCGGATCCTCCCCGGTTCCCGAGGAGTACTGGTGTGCTTCTTGGTGCCATTACTATTTGCTGTGAGTCTTTGTCATGCCAAGGACAAGGCGGTTGAGGTAGTTGGAACGGGAGAATGTGCAGATTGTGCGCTAAGTAACTTCAAGACAAGCCAGGCATTTTCGG GACTTCGAGTGACAATAGACTGTAAGTCGAAAAATGGAGAGTTTAAAACAAGAGGGACCGGTGAGCTCGATGAAGAAGGTAAGTTTAAGGTATCACTTCCTGAAGAAATTGTTGAAGATGGAAAGCTCAAGGAAGAATGTTATGCACAACTTCACAGTTCATCAGCCACTCCATGTCCTGCTTATGATGGCTTAGAGTCTTCAAAGATTGTTTTGAAGACAAAAATCAATGGAAAGCACACATTTGGGTTGGCAAAGAAGCTGAAATTCTCTCCCGTAACTTGTGCTTCGGCATTTTTTTGGCCTCATTTTAAGTACCCACCACTGCCCAAATGGTCACACCCTAAGTTTAAACTTCCTCATTTGAAAAGCTTTGGCCATCATCCTTTCCCATTTCCTCCCAAGAGCTTCCCTCCTAAATTCAAGAAGCCACTCCCTCCAATTCCAAAGTTCAAAAAGCCACTTCCTCCCATTCCAAAAATACCACCAGTTCCCTTTTATAAACCAAAACCACCAATTCCAAAGGTGATTCCACCACCAATCCCTATTTACAAACCAAAACCCCCAATCCCGAAGGTACTTCCACCACCAATTCCCATCTACAAACCAAAACCCCCAATCCCGAAAGTGCTTCCACCACCAATTCCCATCTACAAACCAAAACCCCCAATCCCGAAGTTGCTTCCACCAATTCCCATCTACAAACCAAAACCCCCAATCCCGAAAGTGCTTCCACCACCAATTCCCATCTACAAACCAAAATCCCCAATCCCGAAGGTGCTTCCACCAATTCCCATCTACAAACCAAAACCCCCAATCCCAAAGGTGCTTCCACCACCAGTTCCCATCTACAAACCAAAACCTCCAATCCCGAAATTGCTTCCACCAATTCCCATCTACAAACCAAAACCCCCAATCCCGAAA GTGCTTCCACCACCAATTCCCATCTACAAACCAAAACCCCCAATCCCAAAAGTGCTTCCCCCACCAATTCCCATCTTTAAACCAAAACCTCCAATCCCAAAAGTACTTCCACCACTAGTTCCGATTTACAAACCAAAACCGCCAATCCCAAAAGTGCTTCCACCATCAATACCTATCTACAAACCAAAGCCACCAATCTTTAAGCCACTGCCGCCACTTCTAAAGATCCCACCATTCCCCAAGAAGCCATGCCCACCTTTCCCAAAGCTTCCTCCACTCCCCAAGATTCCTCCAAAGTACAACGACCACCCCAAGTTTGGAAAATGGCGACCTTTACCTCCACTATTTCCTCTATTTCCTTCTCATCCTTAA
- the LOC102619149 gene encoding proline-rich protein 4-like isoform X22, translating to MRILPGSRGVLVCFLVPLLFAVSLCHAKDKAVEVVGTGECADCALSNFKTSQAFSGLRVTIDCKSKNGEFKTRGTGELDEEGKFKVSLPEEIVEDGKLKEECYAQLHSSSATPCPAYDGLESSKIVLKTKINGKHTFGLAKKLKFSPVTCASAFFWPHFKYPPLPKWSHPKFKLPHLKSFGHHPFPFPPKSFPPKFKKPLPPIPKFKKPLPPIPKIPPVPFYKPKPPIPKVIPPPIPIYKPKPPIPKVLPPPIPIYKPKPPIPKVLPPPIPIYKPKPPIPKLLPPIPIYKPKPPIPKVLPPIPIYKPKPPIPKVLPPPVPIYKPKPPIPKLLPPIPIYKPKPPIPKVLPPIPIYKPKPPIPKVLPPPIPIYKPKPPIPKVLPPIPIYKPKPPIPKVLPPPIPIYKPKPPIPKVLPPPIPIFKPKPPIPKVLPPLVPIYKPKPPIPKVLPPSIPIYKPKPPIFKPLPPLLKIPPFPKKPCPPFPKLPPLPKIPPKYNDHPKFGKWRPLPPLFPLFPSHP from the exons ATGCGGATCCTCCCCGGTTCCCGAGGAGTACTGGTGTGCTTCTTGGTGCCATTACTATTTGCTGTGAGTCTTTGTCATGCCAAGGACAAGGCGGTTGAGGTAGTTGGAACGGGAGAATGTGCAGATTGTGCGCTAAGTAACTTCAAGACAAGCCAGGCATTTTCGG GACTTCGAGTGACAATAGACTGTAAGTCGAAAAATGGAGAGTTTAAAACAAGAGGGACCGGTGAGCTCGATGAAGAAGGTAAGTTTAAGGTATCACTTCCTGAAGAAATTGTTGAAGATGGAAAGCTCAAGGAAGAATGTTATGCACAACTTCACAGTTCATCAGCCACTCCATGTCCTGCTTATGATGGCTTAGAGTCTTCAAAGATTGTTTTGAAGACAAAAATCAATGGAAAGCACACATTTGGGTTGGCAAAGAAGCTGAAATTCTCTCCCGTAACTTGTGCTTCGGCATTTTTTTGGCCTCATTTTAAGTACCCACCACTGCCCAAATGGTCACACCCTAAGTTTAAACTTCCTCATTTGAAAAGCTTTGGCCATCATCCTTTCCCATTTCCTCCCAAGAGCTTCCCTCCTAAATTCAAGAAGCCACTCCCTCCAATTCCAAAGTTCAAAAAGCCACTTCCTCCCATTCCAAAAATACCACCAGTTCCCTTTTATAAACCAAAACCACCAATTCCAAAGGTGATTCCACCACCAATCCCTATTTACAAACCAAAACCCCCAATCCCGAAGGTACTTCCACCACCAATTCCCATCTACAAACCAAAACCCCCAATCCCGAAAGTGCTTCCACCACCAATTCCCATCTACAAACCAAAACCCCCAATCCCGAAGTTGCTTCCACCAATTCCCATCTACAAACCAAAACCCCCAATCCCGAAA GTGCTTCCACCAATTCCCATCTACAAACCAAAACCCCCAATCCCAAAG GTGCTTCCACCACCAGTTCCCATCTACAAACCAAAACCCCCAATCCCGAAATTGCTTCCACCAATTCCCATCTACAAACCAAAACCCCCAATCCCGAAGGTGCTTCCACCGATTCCCATCTACAAACCAAAACCCCCAATCCCAAAGGTGCTTCCACCACCAATTCCCATCTACAAACCAAAACCCCCAATCCCGAAGGTGCTTCCACCGATTCCCATCTACAAACCAAAACCCCCAATCCCAAAGGTGCTTCCACCACCAATTCCCATCTACAAACCAAAACCCCCAATCCCAAAAGTGCTTCCCCCACCAATTCCCATCTTTAAACCAAAACCTCCAATCCCAAAAGTACTTCCACCACTAGTTCCGATTTACAAACCAAAACCGCCAATCCCAAAAGTGCTTCCACCATCAATACCTATCTACAAACCAAAGCCACCAATCTTTAAGCCACTGCCGCCACTTCTAAAGATCCCACCATTCCCCAAGAAGCCATGCCCACCTTTCCCAAAGCTTCCTCCACTCCCCAAGATTCCTCCAAAGTACAACGACCACCCCAAGTTTGGAAAATGGCGACCTTTACCTCCACTATTTCCTCTATTTCCTTCTCATCCTTAA
- the LOC102619149 gene encoding proline-rich protein 4-like isoform X5: MRILPGSRGVLVCFLVPLLFAVSLCHAKDKAVEVVGTGECADCALSNFKTSQAFSGLRVTIDCKSKNGEFKTRGTGELDEEGKFKVSLPEEIVEDGKLKEECYAQLHSSSATPCPAYDGLESSKIVLKTKINGKHTFGLAKKLKFSPVTCASAFFWPHFKYPPLPKWSHPKFKLPHLKSFGHHPFPFPPKSFPPKFKKPLPPIPKFKKPLPPIPKIPPVPFYKPKPPIPKVIPPPIPIYKPKPPIPKVLPPPIPIYKPKPPIPKLLPPIPIYKPKPPIPKVLPPPIPIYKPKSPIPKVLPPIPIYKPKPPIPKVLPPPVPIYKPKPPIPKLLPPIPIYKPKPPIPKVLPPIPIYKPKPPIPKVLPPPVPIYKPKPPIPKLLPPIPIYKPKPPIPKVLPPIPIYKPKPPIPKVLPPPIPIYKPKPPIPKVLPPIPIYKPKPPIPKVLPPPIPIYKPKPPIPKVLPPPIPIFKPKPPIPKVLPPLVPIYKPKPPIPKVLPPSIPIYKPKPPIFKPLPPLLKIPPFPKKPCPPFPKLPPLPKIPPKYNDHPKFGKWRPLPPLFPLFPSHP, from the exons ATGCGGATCCTCCCCGGTTCCCGAGGAGTACTGGTGTGCTTCTTGGTGCCATTACTATTTGCTGTGAGTCTTTGTCATGCCAAGGACAAGGCGGTTGAGGTAGTTGGAACGGGAGAATGTGCAGATTGTGCGCTAAGTAACTTCAAGACAAGCCAGGCATTTTCGG GACTTCGAGTGACAATAGACTGTAAGTCGAAAAATGGAGAGTTTAAAACAAGAGGGACCGGTGAGCTCGATGAAGAAGGTAAGTTTAAGGTATCACTTCCTGAAGAAATTGTTGAAGATGGAAAGCTCAAGGAAGAATGTTATGCACAACTTCACAGTTCATCAGCCACTCCATGTCCTGCTTATGATGGCTTAGAGTCTTCAAAGATTGTTTTGAAGACAAAAATCAATGGAAAGCACACATTTGGGTTGGCAAAGAAGCTGAAATTCTCTCCCGTAACTTGTGCTTCGGCATTTTTTTGGCCTCATTTTAAGTACCCACCACTGCCCAAATGGTCACACCCTAAGTTTAAACTTCCTCATTTGAAAAGCTTTGGCCATCATCCTTTCCCATTTCCTCCCAAGAGCTTCCCTCCTAAATTCAAGAAGCCACTCCCTCCAATTCCAAAGTTCAAAAAGCCACTTCCTCCCATTCCAAAAATACCACCAGTTCCCTTTTATAAACCAAAACCACCAATTCCAAAGGTGATTCCACCACCAATCCCTATTTACAAACCAAAACCCCCAATCCCGAAGGTACTTCCACCACCAATTCCCATCTACAAACCAAAACCCCCAATCCCGAAA TTGCTTCCACCAATTCCCATCTACAAACCAAAACCCCCAATCCCGAAAGTGCTTCCACCACCAATTCCCATCTACAAACCAAAATCCCCAATCCCGAAGGTGCTTCCACCAATTCCCATCTACAAACCAAAACCCCCAATCCCAAAGGTGCTTCCACCACCAGTTCCCATCTACAAACCAAAACCTCCAATCCCGAAATTGCTTCCACCAATTCCCATCTACAAACCAAAACCCCCAATCCCGAAAGTGCTTCCACCAATTCCCATTTACAAGCCAAAACCCCCAATCCCGAAGGTGCTTCCACCACCAGTTCCCATCTACAAACCAAAACCCCCAATCCCGAAATTGCTTCCACCAATTCCCATCTACAAACCAAAACCCCCAATCCCGAAGGTGCTTCCACCGATTCCCATCTACAAACCAAAACCCCCAATCCCAAAGGTGCTTCCACCACCAATTCCCATCTACAAACCAAAACCCCCAATCCCGAAGGTGCTTCCACCGATTCCCATCTACAAACCAAAACCCCCAATCCCAAAGGTGCTTCCACCACCAATTCCCATCTACAAACCAAAACCCCCAATCCCAAAAGTGCTTCCCCCACCAATTCCCATCTTTAAACCAAAACCTCCAATCCCAAAAGTACTTCCACCACTAGTTCCGATTTACAAACCAAAACCGCCAATCCCAAAAGTGCTTCCACCATCAATACCTATCTACAAACCAAAGCCACCAATCTTTAAGCCACTGCCGCCACTTCTAAAGATCCCACCATTCCCCAAGAAGCCATGCCCACCTTTCCCAAAGCTTCCTCCACTCCCCAAGATTCCTCCAAAGTACAACGACCACCCCAAGTTTGGAAAATGGCGACCTTTACCTCCACTATTTCCTCTATTTCCTTCTCATCCTTAA
- the LOC102619149 gene encoding repetitive proline-rich cell wall protein 2-like isoform X8 has product MRILPGSRGVLVCFLVPLLFAVSLCHAKDKAVEVVGTGECADCALSNFKTSQAFSGLRVTIDCKSKNGEFKTRGTGELDEEGKFKVSLPEEIVEDGKLKEECYAQLHSSSATPCPAYDGLESSKIVLKTKINGKHTFGLAKKLKFSPVTCASAFFWPHFKYPPLPKWSHPKFKLPHLKSFGHHPFPFPPKSFPPKFKKPLPPIPKFKKPLPPIPKIPPVPFYKPKPPIPKVIPPPIPIYKPKPPIPKVLPPPIPIYKPKPPIPKVLPPPIPIYKPKPPIPKLLPPIPIYKPKPPIPKVLPPPIPIYKPKSPIPKVLPPIPIYKPKPPIPKVLPPPVPIYKPKPPIPKLLPPIPIYKPKPPIPKVLPPIPIYKPKPPIPKVLPPIPIYKPKPPIPKVLPPPIPIYKPKPPIPKVLPPIPIYKPKPPIPKVLPPPIPIYKPKPPIPKVLPPPIPIFKPKPPIPKVLPPLVPIYKPKPPIPKVLPPSIPIYKPKPPIFKPLPPLLKIPPFPKKPCPPFPKLPPLPKIPPKYNDHPKFGKWRPLPPLFPLFPSHP; this is encoded by the exons ATGCGGATCCTCCCCGGTTCCCGAGGAGTACTGGTGTGCTTCTTGGTGCCATTACTATTTGCTGTGAGTCTTTGTCATGCCAAGGACAAGGCGGTTGAGGTAGTTGGAACGGGAGAATGTGCAGATTGTGCGCTAAGTAACTTCAAGACAAGCCAGGCATTTTCGG GACTTCGAGTGACAATAGACTGTAAGTCGAAAAATGGAGAGTTTAAAACAAGAGGGACCGGTGAGCTCGATGAAGAAGGTAAGTTTAAGGTATCACTTCCTGAAGAAATTGTTGAAGATGGAAAGCTCAAGGAAGAATGTTATGCACAACTTCACAGTTCATCAGCCACTCCATGTCCTGCTTATGATGGCTTAGAGTCTTCAAAGATTGTTTTGAAGACAAAAATCAATGGAAAGCACACATTTGGGTTGGCAAAGAAGCTGAAATTCTCTCCCGTAACTTGTGCTTCGGCATTTTTTTGGCCTCATTTTAAGTACCCACCACTGCCCAAATGGTCACACCCTAAGTTTAAACTTCCTCATTTGAAAAGCTTTGGCCATCATCCTTTCCCATTTCCTCCCAAGAGCTTCCCTCCTAAATTCAAGAAGCCACTCCCTCCAATTCCAAAGTTCAAAAAGCCACTTCCTCCCATTCCAAAAATACCACCAGTTCCCTTTTATAAACCAAAACCACCAATTCCAAAGGTGATTCCACCACCAATCCCTATTTACAAACCAAAACCCCCAATCCCGAAGGTACTTCCACCACCAATTCCCATCTACAAACCAAAACCCCCAATCCCGAAAGTGCTTCCACCACCAATTCCCATCTACAAACCAAAACCCCCAATCCCGAAGTTGCTTCCACCAATTCCCATCTACAAACCAAAACCCCCAATCCCGAAAGTGCTTCCACCACCAATTCCCATCTACAAACCAAAATCCCCAATCCCGAAGGTGCTTCCACCAATTCCCATCTACAAACCAAAACCCCCAATCCCAAAGGTGCTTCCACCACCAGTTCCCATCTACAAACCAAAACCTCCAATCCCGAAATTGCTTCCACCAATTCCCATCTACAAACCAAAACCCCCAATCCCGAAAGTGCTTCCACCAATTCCCATTTACAAGCCAAAACCCCCAATCCCGAAG GTGCTTCCACCGATTCCCATCTACAAACCAAAACCCCCAATCCCAAAGGTGCTTCCACCACCAATTCCCATCTACAAACCAAAACCCCCAATCCCGAAGGTGCTTCCACCGATTCCCATCTACAAACCAAAACCCCCAATCCCAAAGGTGCTTCCACCACCAATTCCCATCTACAAACCAAAACCCCCAATCCCAAAAGTGCTTCCCCCACCAATTCCCATCTTTAAACCAAAACCTCCAATCCCAAAAGTACTTCCACCACTAGTTCCGATTTACAAACCAAAACCGCCAATCCCAAAAGTGCTTCCACCATCAATACCTATCTACAAACCAAAGCCACCAATCTTTAAGCCACTGCCGCCACTTCTAAAGATCCCACCATTCCCCAAGAAGCCATGCCCACCTTTCCCAAAGCTTCCTCCACTCCCCAAGATTCCTCCAAAGTACAACGACCACCCCAAGTTTGGAAAATGGCGACCTTTACCTCCACTATTTCCTCTATTTCCTTCTCATCCTTAA